The DNA segment TAGCTGCAAAAACTGCTATTATTGTTCTGTGTGCAGTCGGATTGGGAAACATGTGGCTGGCAGTTTTTGGTGATGTCGGTGTTACCATGCTGGCAGTTCTTAATTCAATCCGCGTGCTTAGAAAATCTGTTTAATTCTCAGAAGGTATATTATGATTCAGCTGGTTGCATTTTTAGGAAATTATGGAAAGGAATATGAAAACACCCGTCACAATACGGCATGGCTGTTTGAAAAATCACTTCCCTTTTCTTCTTCCTTAAGTTATCAGAATAAATTTAAGGCAGAATTTGCAGCGGCTGATTATGAAGATATCGTCAGAAAACTGAACGGGGGAGAGTTAAAGGCTCTTCCTGAAAATGCCCCTAAAAAAATTTATTTCATGAAGCCTCTTACTTACATGAATCTCAGCGGAGATGCAGTGGGAGAGGCTGCACGTTTTTATAAAATACCGGCATCTGACATTCTTGTCGTACATGATGAAATTGAACTTCCTCCGGGAACTTTGAGCCTTAAATGGAGCGGCGGTCTGGGAGGACACAACGGTTTAAGGTCGATAAAATCCGTGTTTGGAACTCCAGATTTCTGGAGACTCCGCCTTGGTGTAGGAAAGCCTTCTGACGGTAATGTTGCGGAATATGTTCTTGGAAATTTTTCTCAGGATGAACAGATAACACTTTCTCAGGTTTTTGTAAAATGTACGGAACTGTTTAATAAAATTCTTACAGCAAAAGACATGGAGAACCTTCTTAAAAGCTGGTCAAAGGTAAAAATAGGCTGAATTTTCTCTAAATTTCACTGCGGTTTATATTTTTTTCTCTTTTATTGTTATTAAATGGATTTTAAACGTATCTGTGTTAAAATTATAATGAGAAATAAGAGAGGTATAAATGAAGAATATTCTTACAAAATCTATAAGCCGCCAGCTGGCACTTTCTATCGGAACTGTACTTTTTGTTTTACTTGTTTTATGTGCTGTGCTGATTTCTACCACTGTAAATAAAGCTTTTGACAAAGTTTCAGAAAATTATCTTAATACAACGGCAGAGCGTTACGGTGAAAGTACAGAAAAAATCCTTACCATGGAATTTAATGTTGCAAGAACCCTTCAGGCAGCCCTGGAAAAATTTGAAGACATTCCGGAAAGACAACGCCGTGATTATATTAACAGTCTTTTAAAGCATACTCTTGAACTTCATCCTTCTCTCGTTGATGCATACTGTGCATGGCTTCCTGGAAAACTGGACAGCCTTGATGCAGAATATGCAAATTATGATGATACTTATGATGAAACAGGCCGCCTTCTTCCTTACTGGACTAATGACGGTTCAAAAATAGATTGCTGTGTTCTTACTGAATATGAAGGAAGCTTCTGGTATGAAGAACCGATGAAAGCTAATCGCGGTATTTTGATTCAGCCGAATCCTTATGAAGTTGGAGGAAAGCTTATCTGGGTATGCGGTGTTGCATTCCCGATACATGATTCCAGGGGTTCAGTTGTAGGTATGCTGGGGGTAGATATGTCTCTTGATGCCCTCTCTGCAATTCTTAAAGAAGCAAGTATTTATGATTCAGGATATCTTTCTCTGATTGCACATACAGGTCTTATTGCCGTTACAAAAGATAAGGCTCAGGAAGGTCAGCTCAGTACTGATTTTTCTTCAGGAAAAACTGCTTCAATGTTTAAGAATTCAATAAACACAAAAAAGAATTTTTCATTCGTTCAGAACATTGGAGGTGAAGAGTATATTACATACTATAATCCCCTTTCTGTTGAAGGCGCCGAAGAAACCTGGTTCCTTGGTGTAAATGTTCCTTCTGATGAAGTTTATGCTGACGGAAGGCGTATTCTTAATACACTTATCCTTATTTTTATCTTTACACTTGTGGTTGTAATTGGATTAAGTTACTTCATAATCCGTAGAGTTGTTAAGGAAATGAATAAGGGTGTTGCTGCAATGAAGAATATTGCCCAGGGAGACGGTGACCTTACTGTCCGCATGGAAGTTAAGAATGAAAATGAACTCGGGCAGATGTATACGTATTTTAATCAGACTATGGAAAAACTTCAGGATTCAATCAGTCAGGTTAAAGACGTCAATCAGACTATGCAGGAGCACGGTCTTTCTCTTGCAGACAATATGAATGATACTGCAGCATCTGCAAACCAGATTACTGCAAACATAGAAAGCGTTAACCGTCAGGTGCAGCAGCAGGGTAAGAATGTCCGCGAAGCTACTGAATCAATGGCCAGTGTAAACAAGGCAGTTCAGTCACTTGTAGAAGATATTCAGAGCCAGAGTTCCTGTGTCGTTGAATCTTCTTCTGCTATCGAAGAAATGGTTGCCAACATTAAGTCTGTTACCGGCATCCTTCAGAAAAACGGTGATACCATTAAGCTTCTGGAATCATCTTCTGAAAACGGAAGACAGAGTATTGACGGAACGGTTCTTGTTACTCAGAAAATCAAGCAGCAGTCTGAAACCCTTCTTGAAGCAAGTACGGTTATTCAGAATATTGCGGAACAGACAAACCTTCTTGCCATGAATGCAGCAATTGAAGCAGCTCATGCCGGTGAGTCAGGAAAGGGCTTCTCTGTAGTTGCAGATGAAATCAGAAAACTTGCAGAAGATTCAAATCAGCAGGGTAAGGCTATCACCACAAACCTTACTGAAGTTCTTTCAAGCATTAATGAAGTTGCAGATTCAACAGGAGCTTTGCAGGAAATATTCTCTAGGATTTACAGTCTTACTCAGCAGGTTGCCCAGCAGGAACTTACGATTATGAATGCAATGCAGGAACAGTCTGAAGGCGGAACCCAGGTTCTTTCTGCAATCAAGCAGATTAATGATGTTACCGTTAATGTTCGTGCCGGAAGTGATTCCATGCAGAGGGAAAATTCTGCCATTAATGAAAAGATGGAGCATTTGTCCCGTCTTACCGATGAGATTACTTCAAGCATGGAAGAAATGTCCCTTGGAATAGAAACTATTAATAAGTCTATCAACAGTGTAAATGACCTTACCAGAAAGAATACGGAAAATATTGAAACTTTAGGTAAGGCGGTTGATAAGTTTAAGGTCTGACAGTCCGAAAGAAAGTGCAGCCCTTGCTTGACCTTTGGAATTGAATAAGATAGAGTAGGGGCATCATCAAAGGCGATGTACAAATTCTTTTTTCTTCATACGGAGAAGGAGTCTGTACATCGCTTTTTTATTTTTGGAGGAAATAAATGGTAAACGTACCTGAGCTTTTCGGAAGCATGGTTTTTAATCAGAGTGTCATGAAACAGCGTCTGCCTAAAGAAACTTTTAAGCTTCTGAAGAAGACACTTGATGACGGAGCACCCCTTGAACTTGATGTAGCAAATGTTGTTGCTCATGCAATGAAGGAATGGGCTATTGAAAACGGCGCTACTCACTATGCTCACTGGTTTCAGCCTCTCACAGGAATTACTGCAGAGAAACATGAT comes from the Treponema rectale genome and includes:
- the pth gene encoding aminoacyl-tRNA hydrolase encodes the protein MIQLVAFLGNYGKEYENTRHNTAWLFEKSLPFSSSLSYQNKFKAEFAAADYEDIVRKLNGGELKALPENAPKKIYFMKPLTYMNLSGDAVGEAARFYKIPASDILVVHDEIELPPGTLSLKWSGGLGGHNGLRSIKSVFGTPDFWRLRLGVGKPSDGNVAEYVLGNFSQDEQITLSQVFVKCTELFNKILTAKDMENLLKSWSKVKIG
- a CDS encoding methyl-accepting chemotaxis protein; its protein translation is MKNILTKSISRQLALSIGTVLFVLLVLCAVLISTTVNKAFDKVSENYLNTTAERYGESTEKILTMEFNVARTLQAALEKFEDIPERQRRDYINSLLKHTLELHPSLVDAYCAWLPGKLDSLDAEYANYDDTYDETGRLLPYWTNDGSKIDCCVLTEYEGSFWYEEPMKANRGILIQPNPYEVGGKLIWVCGVAFPIHDSRGSVVGMLGVDMSLDALSAILKEASIYDSGYLSLIAHTGLIAVTKDKAQEGQLSTDFSSGKTASMFKNSINTKKNFSFVQNIGGEEYITYYNPLSVEGAEETWFLGVNVPSDEVYADGRRILNTLILIFIFTLVVVIGLSYFIIRRVVKEMNKGVAAMKNIAQGDGDLTVRMEVKNENELGQMYTYFNQTMEKLQDSISQVKDVNQTMQEHGLSLADNMNDTAASANQITANIESVNRQVQQQGKNVREATESMASVNKAVQSLVEDIQSQSSCVVESSSAIEEMVANIKSVTGILQKNGDTIKLLESSSENGRQSIDGTVLVTQKIKQQSETLLEASTVIQNIAEQTNLLAMNAAIEAAHAGESGKGFSVVADEIRKLAEDSNQQGKAITTNLTEVLSSINEVADSTGALQEIFSRIYSLTQQVAQQELTIMNAMQEQSEGGTQVLSAIKQINDVTVNVRAGSDSMQRENSAINEKMEHLSRLTDEITSSMEEMSLGIETINKSINSVNDLTRKNTENIETLGKAVDKFKV